A segment of the Fusarium oxysporum f. sp. lycopersici 4287 chromosome 4, whole genome shotgun sequence genome:
TCATTCGCCGATTCTCAAACCGAGCCCAACGATTTGCAGGTAGAAGACGACCATCCTCTGGTGCCCCTGCCAGTCGTGACGGAAGTGTTGGCCCCAGCATTCTCAGACGTCGAAGTGACAGCAACGCTACAGCCCCTCAGGAGAACAGCGCCTTGACGGATACCGATGAGGAGCCTGAGATCATCCCCGACGACTGCATCTCCATGGTTGGACTTGATGGCGCTACCAACACCTCATCCGCCAACAGCACTCACGGATCCATCAGCGCAAGTGCTGGAGCTATGGCTGGCCCGGTGCTTCCGGCTGAGCTTCGCAATGGATGCCCAGTGAGAAAGGTTTCAAAGAAGAGCCGACCTAAGAGAATCAATCTTGTATACGAGACCGAATCCAACAAGCTTTCTTGGGATGCCACCCGACCTCAAAAGTCTCTCCATGTCGATGAGATTAGGGAGATTCGAACAGGCTCAGATATCCAACAGTACATCATCGACTATGGCCTTGGCGAGGAGGCGGCCAAGTACAGCGACAAGTGGTTCACTATTATCTACACAGTTCCCGAGAACTCGAAAACAAGATTTCTGCACATTGTTACAGACAACACTAAGAGCTTGTCACTTTGGACAGAATTCTTGGACGCCATGTTGAGATACCGTCAAGAACTTATGACATCGTTGATGGCATTCAACGACCGTGCTGTTGCCCAATATTGGCAAACAGAGATGGCCAAGGAGTTTGGCGACCAGGTTCGAAGCCCCGAGCAAGAGGAGATGAACATTGCTGGAGTGAAACGTGTGTGCCAAAACCTTCACATTTACAGTTCACAAGCGACCCTGGAAGTCAACTTTCACTTGTCTGATTCGCGACGACGACAAAAACTAAACTTTAGGGAGTTCAAGGACTTTGTTCGACGCATGAAGCAAAGGACCGACGTTCAACGAATTATCCGTGGCTTTGCCGCCAACCCTGAGTTCGGTCTTACCTCGACAGAGTTTCTTACCTTTCTCCGCGACGTCCAGGGCGAGGATGTTGATTCTAACCGCGTTGCCTGGGAGAAGCTGTTCTCCCGGTTTTGCCGTCAGTACCGCAATGACGAGGTCGATCTTCAAGAAAACGCCGAGATTATGTCCGAAGCCGCCTTTGTTGGTTTCTTGACGTCAGAGCATAACGATGTGATTCAACCCGAGCCTCAAAACATTGTCCTGGATCGCCCGATGAACGAGTATTTCATTTCAAGCTCCCACAACACCTACCTCCTCGGTCGTCAGGTTGCTGGTCAGTCTAGCGTCGAGGGCTACATCTCAGCTCTTGTCCGGGGATGCCGATGTGTTGAGGTCGATTGCTGGGACGGCTACAACGGTCAGCCCGAAGTTAATCATGGCCGCACCATGACCACTTCAATTAGCTTCAAGGAAGTTATgaccaccatcaacaaaTACGCTTTTGTTAAGTCCAAGTACCCTCTTTGGATTTCACTCGAGGTCCACTGCAGCCCGGCTCAACAGGCGACAATGACGGAGATCATCAAGGAATGCTTCGGTTCACGATTGGTCACGGAGACTTTGGAGGCGTTCCCCGATAAGCTTCCTACCCCCTCTGAGCTTATGGAGCGTGTCctcatcaaggtcaagaagcctcaGATTAAGGAAGAGCCTGTTTCCGTTGGTAATGACTTCCGTGGTCGACGAAGGGGCAACAGCCTCAACTCGCCTATGATGCGACCCTCGGCTCCTGATGGTACTCCTTTGATGCCCTCTCAGTCCCTTCCCCAGAGCCCTATGTTGACACCCAGCCACTCCTCGCGAAGATTGGTCAGCAAGACCCGTGTCAACACTATCACTGAGGGCCGTGTTCAGgatatgatgagcagcagcactAGCGACAACGAGAGCGCAGGTGAACAgccagccaagaaggccCCCAACAAGACTGTCAAGGTCCTTGGTGAACTGGGTGTCTACTGCGCTGGTGTCAAGTTCTCTGGCTTTGACACAGTGGACGCGAAGCAGTACAACCacatcttctccttcatggAGTCTAGCTTTGCCAAGCACTCCCGCGCTAAAGATCAGAAGATGGCACTTGATATCCACAACATGCGTTACATGATGCGCGTCTACCCCGACCGAACCCGCATCACCTCCAACAACTTCGACCCCCTCATCTACTGGCGACGGGGTGTCCAGATGGCCGCTCTCAACTGGCAGACATTCGACCTCGGAATGCAGCTCAACCGTGCCATGTTCGATGGCAAGGATGCTTCTGGCTACGTCTTGAAGCCCGCCGAGCTCCGGGACATTCAAGTTCTCCCCTACAACTCCGACATTGccgagggcaagaaggagcGCAGTGTAGTCTCATTCAGCATTGATGTCATCTCTGCCCAACAGCTTATGCGACCTGCCAACCTCCCCGCCAACAAGTCTATGGACCCCTACGTGGAGATCGAGATCTTCCACGCCAACGACAAGCGcgacaagaaggaggctgatTCTAACTTGGTCATGGAGCACGACTCGCCCCTTAAAGTCCAGACTGAGGTGATCCGCGAGAACGGCTTCAACCCCATGTTCGACAAGCAgttcaagttcaaggttaCCACCAAGCACCCTGACCTGATCTTCGTTCGCTGGTCGGTCAAGCTCTCCAACGATGGCGAGAGCTACAATGAGCGCCCTGCCGTCGCTACTTACACCGCCAAACTCACCAACCTCAAGCAGGGTTACCGCACCCTGCCTCTCCTCAACCATGCTGGCGACCAGTACCTTTTCTCTAAGCTCTTCTGCAAGATTAAGGTCGACTCGGTCCAGAAGATGTTGATTGATGCTCCTCGCCGCACCCAAGACGGAAACAAGCTCAACCGTCTTGGTGGCAAGGTCTTCAGCCGAATCAACACCAGCCCTAAAAGTACTATTGAAAAGTCTAGCTCCGAGAAGACGAGCTTTGACAGCTATTGATTACCAACTGAGCCACATCTATCTCATCTGTACGAACACTTTTTTCAACCTTCTTGGATATAATTTTTTTTACCATTCACTTCTCGATCGATCGATACTGAGCCTGACGAAGCTGGATCTGGACGCTGCTTAAGTCTGATATCGACAAGGATCTTGGGCAAAGGATATCCGAAGCCATCCTATGATGTTAGTCACACATCTTTATTCCATGATCCCAGGAGGATCCTGGCGCGACACGCGATGGGACTGAAGGGATCTGTGACTTGATGGATGGAACCTGCGCCATTACTGTTtactttgtttcttttcttttcgttTCATTTTATTCAAGGCAGGGTTGAAGCGTTTGAATAACCCTTTTAACAGTACCCTCTGGTACACGACGATTTCCTTAAAAATACGGCGCATGAAAAAAAACAGTTAAAGATGGACAAATACCCCCTTTAGCGTGGACGGTGTTGGTCATTATTGGGATTCTatgtttatattatttttattatcGTGGCATTGAACGCTGCTCCGATGGATCAAAGGAACAGGACGGGAATGAAAAGGAGTCTGCATACACCACGCTTGGCCGTGATTTGGGAGCGTCAGGGAAACTTGCATTGCACTGGGGAATACCGGAATTCACGTATTATAGATCGGCACAAGGCAGGGGAGCCAAACACTTGGGAAATATCTCTTTTCTGCTGAAAGCACTTTCACTTTACTTGGCCCACAAAatctctctcatcttttGACTCTCTTGTTGATTCTCCTACAATCTGATGTCATCAATGTCACCTAGCACGGAGGACGAGATGATAGGAAGAAGGTTATTGCACGGGCGTAAGGGAGAATGGAATGGctggtggagaagatggagatatCCCTCACTTTTGAGGCCTCTGAGATGGGACAATGGATCGACATAGGGAAATCATGATATACACATACCGGTGGCTCACGCTACaacaaacaaaacaaacaaactaCTG
Coding sequences within it:
- a CDS encoding phosphatidylinositol phospholipase C, gamma-1 (At least one base has a quality score < 10) is translated as MSFSFDSDSKSTLTTHNLSEMSSLTRYQLGQVQTAFPSQTQPVPIPMSAISASSGASNSQEGSPLMSPDTAVLTTYSSVQPSPEPMRGREEEVFPSSFQLPESVLSRKTSTNSLGYNAMSEVANNNKGGLIRRFSNRAQRFAGRRRPSSGAPASRDGSVGPSILRRRSDSNATAPQENSALTDTDEEPEIIPDDCISMVGLDGATNTSSANSTHGSISASAGAMAGPVLPAELRNGCPVRKVSKKSRPKRINLVYETESNKLSWDATRPQKSLHVDEIREIRTGSDIQQYIIDYGLGEEAAKYSDKWFTIIYTVPENSKTRFLHIVTDNTKSLSLWTEFLDAMLRYRQELMTSLMAFNDRAVAQYWQTEMAKEFGDQVRSPEQEEMNIAGVKRVCQNLHIYSSQATLEVNFHLSDSRRRQKLNFREFKDFVRRMKQRTDVQRIIRGFAANPEFGLTSTEFLTFLRDVQGEDVDSNRVAWEKLFSRFCRQYRNDEVDLQENAEIMSEAAFVGFLTSEHNDVIQPEPQNIVLDRPMNEYFISSSHNTYLLGRQVAGQSSVEGYISALVRGCRCVEVDCWDGYNGQPEVNHGRTMTTSISFKEVMTTINKYAFVKSKYPLWISLEVHCSPAQQATMTEIIKECFGSRLVTETLEAFPDKLPTPSELMERVLIKVKKPQIKEEPVSVGNDFRGRRRGNSLNSPMMRPSAPDGTPLMPSQSLPQSPMLTPSHSSRRLVSKTRVNTITEGRVQDMMSSSTSDNESAGEQPAKKAPNKTVKVLGELGVYCAGVKFSGFDTVDAKQYNHIFSFMESSFAKHSRAKDQKMALDIHNMRYMMRVYPDRTRITSNNFDPLIYWRRGVQMAALNWQTFDLGMQLNRAMFDGKDASGYVLKPAELRDIQVLPYNSDIAEGKKERSVVSFSIDVISAQQLMRPANLPANKSMDPYVEIEIFHANDKRDKKEADSNLVMEHDSPLKVQTEVIRENGFNPMFDKQFKFKVTTKHPDLIFVRWSVKLSNDGESYNERPAVATYTAKLTNLKQGYRTLPLLNHAGDQYLFSKLFCKIKVDSVQKMLIDAPRRTQDGNKLNRLGGKVFSRINTSPKSTIEKSSSEKTSFDSY